Proteins encoded by one window of Sphaerodactylus townsendi isolate TG3544 linkage group LG04, MPM_Stown_v2.3, whole genome shotgun sequence:
- the SLITRK6 gene encoding SLIT and NTRK-like protein 6 translates to MTMKLWIVLFCLTGIACDILQSELQSELALPSAIGSCEMLCSCEEKDGIFIINCEERGIKELSQVQVPPSRPFHLSLLNNGLTMLHLNDFSSFINALSLHLGFNNIVDIEPGAFNGLSHLKQLHINHNSIEILKEDTFHGLENLEFLQADNNFITIIEPSAFSKLNRLKVLILNDNAIEFLPPNIFRFVPLTHLDLRGNQLQTLPYVGFLEHIGRILDLQLEDNKWVCNCDLLELKVWLENMPPQSIIGDVLCHSPPILKGNILSRLKKELLCPARPTNELDSPSGSLPLVVTTSVSESHFSTKVIPILKAPTKESSLILSATKPATLLPGIYCPVPCQCTNHLLAGVLMQCQEQNIESLSDLGPPPPNPKKLILLGNIIQTLLKSDLVDYGSLEILHLGNNRLEILEEKSFLNLTKLQKLYLNGNHLTKLNHNLFLGLQRLEYLYLEYNAIKEIAPGTFNPMPKLKVLCLNNNLLQTLPPHIFSGVPLTRLNLKTNQFVHLPVGNVLDDLDLLVQIELEDNPWDCSCNSVGLQQWIQKLNKNTMTGEVFCTSPRHLAKKELRSLNSDILCPDLINSPPLPTHASFIIVTTASTTTNTAGTLLRSLTDAVPLSVLILGLFVVLITIIFCAAGIVVLVLHRRRRYKKKQADEQMRDNSPVQLQYSMYGHKTTHHTSEHPATTLYEQRMISPMVQVYRSPSFSPKCADHHKEEQREKDMNNSKHLRRGLLEKEHSSSLTGSNVKFKATDQSPEFLSFQDASTLYRNILEKEREFQQLGITEYLRKNIAQLHPDMEVRYPGAHEELKLMETLMYSRPRKVLLEQTKNEYFELKANLHAEPDYLEVLEQQT, encoded by the coding sequence ATGACCATGAAGCTCTGGATCGTTCTGTTCTGTTTGACGGGAATCGCCTGCGATATACTGCAATCTGAACTGCAATCTGAACTGGCTTTACCTTCAGCCATTGGCTCTTGTGAAATGTTGTGTTCATGTGAGGAAAAGGATGGCATCTTTATAATAAACTGTGAAGAAAGAGGCATCAAGGAGTTATCTCAAGTACAAGTTCCACCATCCCGGCCTTTCCACCTTAGTCTTCTAAACAATGGCTTGACCATGTTGCACCTGAATGATTTCTCCAGCTTTATCAATGCTCTCTCGCTTCACCTTGGATTTAATAATATTGTAGACATCGAACCTGGAGCTTTTAATGGGTTAAGCCACCTTAAACAACTTCATATCAATCACAACTCTATAGAGATACTGAAAGAGGATACATTTCATGGGCTGGAAAACTTGGAATTCCTGCAAGCGGACAACAATTTCATCACAATCATTGAACCGAGTGCCTTCAGCAAGCTCAACAGGCTTAAGGTGCTCATTTTAAATGATAATGCCATTGAGTTTCTCCCTCCAAACATATTCCGCTTTGTGCCATTAACTCACCTGGATCTACGAGGGAACCAGCTGCAGACTTTGCCCTATGTTGGCTTCTTAGAACATATTGGTAGAATTCTAGACCTTCAGCTGGAAGACAACAAATGGGTCTGTAATTGCGACCTCTTAGAGTTGAAGGTTTGGCTAGAAAACATGCCTCCCCAGTCTATCATAGGTGATGTTCTCTGCCACAGCCCTCCCATTCTGAAAGGTAACATTTTAAGCcgattaaaaaaagaattgctttGCCCCGCACGCCCTACTAATGAGCTTGACTCTCCTTCAGGGTCGTTGCCCTTGGTGGTTACCACCTCAGTTAGTGAAAGTCACTTCTCTACCAAGGTAATACCTATTCTTAAAGCTCCCACCAAGGAATCCAGTTTAATCCTTTCTGCCACAAAGCCAGCTACTCTGCTTCCTGGGATCTATTGCCCTGTTCCCTGTCAATGTACCAACCACCTTCTCGCAGGGGTTTTAATGCAGTGTCAAGAACAGAACATTGAAAGCTTGTCAGATTTAGGACCTCCTCCTCCAAATCCTAAAAAGCTTATTCTATTAGGGAATATTATCCAGACCTTACTAAAATCAGACCTTGTGGATTATGGGAGTCTAGAAATTCTTCATTTGGGAAACAATCGCCTTGAAATCCTAGAAGAAAAATCCTTCCTAAATCTCACCAAGTTGCAAAAATTATATCTCAATGGCAATCATCTCACAAAGCTAAATCACAATTTGTTTTTGGGCCTGCAGCGACTTGAGTATTTGTATCTTGAATACAACGCCATCAAGGAGATTGCACCAGGGACATTTAATCCAATGCCTAAACTGAAAGTCCTCTGTTTAAACAATAACCTTCTTCAGACTTTGCCACCCCATATTTTTTCCGGAGTTCCTCTAACCAGGCTAAATCTGAAAACCAACCAATTTGTGCATTTGCCTGTAGGGAATGTCTTGGATGATCTGGATCTCCTGGTACAAATTGAGCTGGAAGACAACCCATGGGATTGTAGTTGCAACTCAGTTGGATTGCAGCAGTGGATTCAAAAGCTGAACAAAAATACAATGACGGGTGAAGTTTTCTGTACATCCCCAAGGCATCTTGCTAAAAAAGAACTGAGATCTCTGAACAGTGACATCTTATGTCCTGACTTAATAAACAGCCCACCCCTCCCAACCCATGCCAGTTTCATAATAGTTACCACAGCATCTACCACCACTAACACAGCGGGCACACTTCTGAGATCGCTGACAGATGCCGTCCCTCTCTCAGTTTTAATCCTGGGGCTCTTTGTTGTGTTGATAACCATCATTTTCTGTGCGGCAGGTATTGTCGTTCTTGTTTTACACCGGCGGAGAAGGTacaagaagaagcaagcagatgAGCAGATGCGGGACAACAGCCCAGTGCAGCTTCAGTACAGCATGTATGGTCACAAGACAACCCACCACACCAGTGAACACCCAGCCACAACTTTGTATGAACAGCGCATGATCAGCCCCATGGTTCAAGTGTATCGAAGTCCATCCTTCAGTCCCAAATGTGCAGATCATCATAAGGAAGAGCAGAGGGAGAAGGACATGAACAATTCTAAACACCTCCGCAGGGGGCTTTTAGAAAAGGAACACTCCTCCTCCCTCACAGGGTCAAATGTCAAATTCAAAGCTACAGACCAATCACCGGAATTCCTTTCTTTCCAGGATGCGAGCACTTTGTACAGAAACATTcttgaaaaggaaagagaattCCAGCAACTCGGGATAACGGAGTATCTACGTAAAAACATTGCCCAGCTACATCCTGATATGGAAGTCCGTTATCCAGGAGCTCATGAAGAGCTAAAACTGATGGAGACGCTCATGTACTCTAGGCCCAGAAAGGTTTTGTTAGAACAGACTAAAAATGAGTATTTTGAGCTCAAAGCCAACCTGCATGCTGAACCAGattacctggaggttttggaacagcaaacataa